Proteins encoded by one window of Lasioglossum baleicum chromosome 4, iyLasBale1, whole genome shotgun sequence:
- the LOC143208349 gene encoding uncharacterized protein LOC143208349 isoform X1, which yields MDRLTNWTHGMNETTSTPITGQNCVSNLSSSSILEHKFLLVSPSLISIKQELKWIFFLHAYGFACLFFVLAFYTFLSMLHLRSLISSRPYMSTINMFLCILGTTRAICLFTDPYNLKDIVTKTITLIGWDVGFPYITYAFSLVQLAFLQLTQFQLKFGPQNIQKESCVSFTMAGHLFLLIASHIAFASPNVCVVNYMVQSVFLVWSILLYLSFLRAGYKIICLLKTVPSSMLMRDNSNSHQKGIMQLAMLAPYGNLASSVAAALVPTLLNAKPKTMEETDPSTFLIESEKNCKDRLANLPRNEERLQKECEKFCKSPSRQAEKSVSSTVPEVYVRPPTPTPSAANLPIITVSSPSRRSSVGSRRSSDASRSSRRNSECSVRFINGEDGSTTSECRRNSDFSPRHSPDIDRRRSPDRMSRRHSENVTPVGSVKDLRRCSDFTHEKTRGSQFAAKLKRNSDFGNRTPRRMLPPNENYKLSRVVDLSPAGSRRNSDISGIVSKGELRRNSDISFRRNSEMIQIKPLNLDRRSSDISIRTLSRSPTHGRNIVPEKIEIQEKSESDSDQPPDCNEKAALMTEKTKDKEADGKGRKKSLSWKNEKEKEDTEDITVETLLPEKTATDTKIASNDLTLHSILNHIAYVNRSKSDMTPLHMLEANTAAPRRRQIRKVLNVIYATAILGIILCIADIARIFGPYGLLAERVEYGTQPTITQYPRPWPWIAYQTLCRGIELTMGWAMASIAK from the exons ATGGATAGGCTCACTAATTGGACTCATG GTATGAATGAAACAACGTCGACGCCGATAACTGGACAAAATTGTGTCTCAAATTTGTCGTCGTCTTCAATTTTAGAACACAAGTTTCTACTCGTCTCTCCATCATTGATTTCCATAAAACAAGAACTGAAATGGATTTTCTTTTTACACGCATATGGTTTTGCGTGCCTCTTTTTTGTACTggcattttatacatttttatccatGCTACATTTGAG GTCTCTAATATCGAGCAGACCTTATATGTCAACGATTAATATGTTTTTATGTATACTCGGGACTACGAGAGCAATTTGTCTCTTTACAGATCCGTATAATCTTAAGGATATCGTGACGAAAACCATCACATTGATAGGATGGGATGTCGGATTCCCTTATATAACGTATGCCTTTAGTCTTGTACAACTGGCTTTCCTGCAACTAACTCAG TTTCAGCTTAAGTTTGGACCGCAAAATATACAAAAGGAATCATGCGTGAGTTTCACTATGGCAGGACACTTGTTTTTGCTTATCGCCAGCCATATTGCTTTCGCTTCGCCAAATGTTTGCGTCGTAAATTACATGGTTCAGTCTGTGTTCCTTGTCTGGAGTATTCTTTTGTATCTATCGTTCCTACGTGCAGGATATAAGATAATATGCTTGTTAAAAACTGTACCGAGTAGTATGTTGATGAGAGACAATTCCAATAGCCATCAGAAAG GTATCATGCAGCTGGCGATGTTAGCACCGTACGGCAACTTAGCATCATCCGTTGCTGCCGCTCTAGTACCTACTTTGCTCAATGCTAAACCTAAGACCATGGAAGAAACAGATCCTTCCACTTTTCTGATCGAATCTGAGAAAAATTGTAAAG ATCGACTTGCAAACCTACCTAGAAACGAAGAGAGACTACAAAAAGAATgtgaaaaattttgcaaaagtCCGTCGCGACAAGCTGAAAAATCTGTATCGTCGACGGTACCAGAAGTGTATGTTCGACCTCCAACACCTACGCCGTCGGCAGCTAATTTGCCTATAATAACAGTATCGAGTCCGAGCCGTAGAAGCTCTGTAGGCAGCAGACGGAGCAGCGATGCTTCCAGATCCTCACGCAGAAATTCAGAGTGCAGCGTTCGATTTATAAACGGCGAGGACGGTTCTACTACGTCAGAATGTCGACGAAACTCGGATTTTAGCCCAAGGCATTCGCCCGATATCGATCGAAGGCGATCCCCGGACAGAATGTCCAGGAGACATTCGGAAAATGTTACTCCTGTAGGAAGCGTGAAAGATTTAAGGCGGTGTTCTGATTTTACACACGAAAAAACCAGAGGTTCCCAATTTGCGGCGAAACTAAAACGTAACAGCGATTTCGGAAATAGAACACCCAGAAGAATGTTACCTCCgaatgaaaattacaaattatcCAGAGTCGTGGATCTAAGTCCTGCAG GCTCAAGACGCAACTCGGATATCAGCGGAATCGTTTCAAAAGGCGAGTTACGTAGAAATTCAGATATTTCCTTTCGACGTAATTCCGAGATGATACAAATCAAGCCATTAAACTTGGACCGTCGAAGCAGCGATATAAGTATTAGAACTTTAAGTAGAAGCCCTACACACGGTCGTAATATAGTTCCTGAGAAGATTGAGATACAAGAGAAATCCGAATCGGACTCGGACCAGCCTCCTGATTGTAATGAGAAAGCAGCCTTGATGACAGAAAAGACCAAAGACAAAGAAGCTGATGGAAAAGGGCGCAAGAAGAGTTTATCTTGGAAAAACGAAAAGGAAAAAGAGGATACTGAAGACATAACCGTCGAGACTTTACTTCCTGAAAAAACTGCAACCGATACTAAAATTGCG AGTAACGACCTTACGCTTCATTCAATATTGAATCACATTGCGTATGTAAACAGATCCAAGTCTGATATGACACCACTGCATATGCTGGAAGCGAATACTGCTGCACCTAGGAGACGACAAATTCGAAAAGTATtgaatgttatatatgcaactgCGATTTTAGGAATCATTTTGTGCATTGCAGATATTGCACGCATTTTTGGTCCATATG GACTTTTAGCCGAAAGAGTGGAGTATGGTACACAACCTACCATAACTCAGTATCCAAGACCTTGGCCATGGATTGCGTATCAAACTTTATGCAGAGGTATAGAATTAACAATGGGTTGGGCAATGGCAAGTATCGCTAAATAA
- the LOC143208349 gene encoding uncharacterized protein LOC143208349 isoform X3, which produces MDRLTNWTHEHKFLLVSPSLISIKQELKWIFFLHAYGFACLFFVLAFYTFLSMLHLRSLISSRPYMSTINMFLCILGTTRAICLFTDPYNLKDIVTKTITLIGWDVGFPYITYAFSLVQLAFLQLTQFQLKFGPQNIQKESCVSFTMAGHLFLLIASHIAFASPNVCVVNYMVQSVFLVWSILLYLSFLRAGYKIICLLKTVPSSMLMRDNSNSHQKGIMQLAMLAPYGNLASSVAAALVPTLLNAKPKTMEETDPSTFLIESEKNCKDRLANLPRNEERLQKECEKFCKSPSRQAEKSVSSTVPEVYVRPPTPTPSAANLPIITVSSPSRRSSVGSRRSSDASRSSRRNSECSVRFINGEDGSTTSECRRNSDFSPRHSPDIDRRRSPDRMSRRHSENVTPVGSVKDLRRCSDFTHEKTRGSQFAAKLKRNSDFGNRTPRRMLPPNENYKLSRVVDLSPAGSRRNSDISGIVSKGELRRNSDISFRRNSEMIQIKPLNLDRRSSDISIRTLSRSPTHGRNIVPEKIEIQEKSESDSDQPPDCNEKAALMTEKTKDKEADGKGRKKSLSWKNEKEKEDTEDITVETLLPEKTATDTKIASNDLTLHSILNHIAYVNRSKSDMTPLHMLEANTAAPRRRQIRKVLNVIYATAILGIILCIADIARIFGPYGLLAERVEYGTQPTITQYPRPWPWIAYQTLCRGIELTMGWAMASIAK; this is translated from the exons ATGGATAGGCTCACTAATTGGACTCATG AACACAAGTTTCTACTCGTCTCTCCATCATTGATTTCCATAAAACAAGAACTGAAATGGATTTTCTTTTTACACGCATATGGTTTTGCGTGCCTCTTTTTTGTACTggcattttatacatttttatccatGCTACATTTGAG GTCTCTAATATCGAGCAGACCTTATATGTCAACGATTAATATGTTTTTATGTATACTCGGGACTACGAGAGCAATTTGTCTCTTTACAGATCCGTATAATCTTAAGGATATCGTGACGAAAACCATCACATTGATAGGATGGGATGTCGGATTCCCTTATATAACGTATGCCTTTAGTCTTGTACAACTGGCTTTCCTGCAACTAACTCAG TTTCAGCTTAAGTTTGGACCGCAAAATATACAAAAGGAATCATGCGTGAGTTTCACTATGGCAGGACACTTGTTTTTGCTTATCGCCAGCCATATTGCTTTCGCTTCGCCAAATGTTTGCGTCGTAAATTACATGGTTCAGTCTGTGTTCCTTGTCTGGAGTATTCTTTTGTATCTATCGTTCCTACGTGCAGGATATAAGATAATATGCTTGTTAAAAACTGTACCGAGTAGTATGTTGATGAGAGACAATTCCAATAGCCATCAGAAAG GTATCATGCAGCTGGCGATGTTAGCACCGTACGGCAACTTAGCATCATCCGTTGCTGCCGCTCTAGTACCTACTTTGCTCAATGCTAAACCTAAGACCATGGAAGAAACAGATCCTTCCACTTTTCTGATCGAATCTGAGAAAAATTGTAAAG ATCGACTTGCAAACCTACCTAGAAACGAAGAGAGACTACAAAAAGAATgtgaaaaattttgcaaaagtCCGTCGCGACAAGCTGAAAAATCTGTATCGTCGACGGTACCAGAAGTGTATGTTCGACCTCCAACACCTACGCCGTCGGCAGCTAATTTGCCTATAATAACAGTATCGAGTCCGAGCCGTAGAAGCTCTGTAGGCAGCAGACGGAGCAGCGATGCTTCCAGATCCTCACGCAGAAATTCAGAGTGCAGCGTTCGATTTATAAACGGCGAGGACGGTTCTACTACGTCAGAATGTCGACGAAACTCGGATTTTAGCCCAAGGCATTCGCCCGATATCGATCGAAGGCGATCCCCGGACAGAATGTCCAGGAGACATTCGGAAAATGTTACTCCTGTAGGAAGCGTGAAAGATTTAAGGCGGTGTTCTGATTTTACACACGAAAAAACCAGAGGTTCCCAATTTGCGGCGAAACTAAAACGTAACAGCGATTTCGGAAATAGAACACCCAGAAGAATGTTACCTCCgaatgaaaattacaaattatcCAGAGTCGTGGATCTAAGTCCTGCAG GCTCAAGACGCAACTCGGATATCAGCGGAATCGTTTCAAAAGGCGAGTTACGTAGAAATTCAGATATTTCCTTTCGACGTAATTCCGAGATGATACAAATCAAGCCATTAAACTTGGACCGTCGAAGCAGCGATATAAGTATTAGAACTTTAAGTAGAAGCCCTACACACGGTCGTAATATAGTTCCTGAGAAGATTGAGATACAAGAGAAATCCGAATCGGACTCGGACCAGCCTCCTGATTGTAATGAGAAAGCAGCCTTGATGACAGAAAAGACCAAAGACAAAGAAGCTGATGGAAAAGGGCGCAAGAAGAGTTTATCTTGGAAAAACGAAAAGGAAAAAGAGGATACTGAAGACATAACCGTCGAGACTTTACTTCCTGAAAAAACTGCAACCGATACTAAAATTGCG AGTAACGACCTTACGCTTCATTCAATATTGAATCACATTGCGTATGTAAACAGATCCAAGTCTGATATGACACCACTGCATATGCTGGAAGCGAATACTGCTGCACCTAGGAGACGACAAATTCGAAAAGTATtgaatgttatatatgcaactgCGATTTTAGGAATCATTTTGTGCATTGCAGATATTGCACGCATTTTTGGTCCATATG GACTTTTAGCCGAAAGAGTGGAGTATGGTACACAACCTACCATAACTCAGTATCCAAGACCTTGGCCATGGATTGCGTATCAAACTTTATGCAGAGGTATAGAATTAACAATGGGTTGGGCAATGGCAAGTATCGCTAAATAA
- the LOC143208349 gene encoding uncharacterized protein LOC143208349 isoform X2 yields MDRLTNWTHGMNETTSTPITGQNCVSNLSSSSILEHKFLLVSPSLISIKQELKWIFFLHAYGFACLFFVLAFYTFLSMLHLRSLISSRPYMSTINMFLCILGTTRAICLFTDPYNLKDIVTKTITLIGWDVGFPYITYAFSLVQLAFLQLTQLKFGPQNIQKESCVSFTMAGHLFLLIASHIAFASPNVCVVNYMVQSVFLVWSILLYLSFLRAGYKIICLLKTVPSSMLMRDNSNSHQKGIMQLAMLAPYGNLASSVAAALVPTLLNAKPKTMEETDPSTFLIESEKNCKDRLANLPRNEERLQKECEKFCKSPSRQAEKSVSSTVPEVYVRPPTPTPSAANLPIITVSSPSRRSSVGSRRSSDASRSSRRNSECSVRFINGEDGSTTSECRRNSDFSPRHSPDIDRRRSPDRMSRRHSENVTPVGSVKDLRRCSDFTHEKTRGSQFAAKLKRNSDFGNRTPRRMLPPNENYKLSRVVDLSPAGSRRNSDISGIVSKGELRRNSDISFRRNSEMIQIKPLNLDRRSSDISIRTLSRSPTHGRNIVPEKIEIQEKSESDSDQPPDCNEKAALMTEKTKDKEADGKGRKKSLSWKNEKEKEDTEDITVETLLPEKTATDTKIASNDLTLHSILNHIAYVNRSKSDMTPLHMLEANTAAPRRRQIRKVLNVIYATAILGIILCIADIARIFGPYGLLAERVEYGTQPTITQYPRPWPWIAYQTLCRGIELTMGWAMASIAK; encoded by the exons ATGGATAGGCTCACTAATTGGACTCATG GTATGAATGAAACAACGTCGACGCCGATAACTGGACAAAATTGTGTCTCAAATTTGTCGTCGTCTTCAATTTTAGAACACAAGTTTCTACTCGTCTCTCCATCATTGATTTCCATAAAACAAGAACTGAAATGGATTTTCTTTTTACACGCATATGGTTTTGCGTGCCTCTTTTTTGTACTggcattttatacatttttatccatGCTACATTTGAG GTCTCTAATATCGAGCAGACCTTATATGTCAACGATTAATATGTTTTTATGTATACTCGGGACTACGAGAGCAATTTGTCTCTTTACAGATCCGTATAATCTTAAGGATATCGTGACGAAAACCATCACATTGATAGGATGGGATGTCGGATTCCCTTATATAACGTATGCCTTTAGTCTTGTACAACTGGCTTTCCTGCAACTAACTCAG CTTAAGTTTGGACCGCAAAATATACAAAAGGAATCATGCGTGAGTTTCACTATGGCAGGACACTTGTTTTTGCTTATCGCCAGCCATATTGCTTTCGCTTCGCCAAATGTTTGCGTCGTAAATTACATGGTTCAGTCTGTGTTCCTTGTCTGGAGTATTCTTTTGTATCTATCGTTCCTACGTGCAGGATATAAGATAATATGCTTGTTAAAAACTGTACCGAGTAGTATGTTGATGAGAGACAATTCCAATAGCCATCAGAAAG GTATCATGCAGCTGGCGATGTTAGCACCGTACGGCAACTTAGCATCATCCGTTGCTGCCGCTCTAGTACCTACTTTGCTCAATGCTAAACCTAAGACCATGGAAGAAACAGATCCTTCCACTTTTCTGATCGAATCTGAGAAAAATTGTAAAG ATCGACTTGCAAACCTACCTAGAAACGAAGAGAGACTACAAAAAGAATgtgaaaaattttgcaaaagtCCGTCGCGACAAGCTGAAAAATCTGTATCGTCGACGGTACCAGAAGTGTATGTTCGACCTCCAACACCTACGCCGTCGGCAGCTAATTTGCCTATAATAACAGTATCGAGTCCGAGCCGTAGAAGCTCTGTAGGCAGCAGACGGAGCAGCGATGCTTCCAGATCCTCACGCAGAAATTCAGAGTGCAGCGTTCGATTTATAAACGGCGAGGACGGTTCTACTACGTCAGAATGTCGACGAAACTCGGATTTTAGCCCAAGGCATTCGCCCGATATCGATCGAAGGCGATCCCCGGACAGAATGTCCAGGAGACATTCGGAAAATGTTACTCCTGTAGGAAGCGTGAAAGATTTAAGGCGGTGTTCTGATTTTACACACGAAAAAACCAGAGGTTCCCAATTTGCGGCGAAACTAAAACGTAACAGCGATTTCGGAAATAGAACACCCAGAAGAATGTTACCTCCgaatgaaaattacaaattatcCAGAGTCGTGGATCTAAGTCCTGCAG GCTCAAGACGCAACTCGGATATCAGCGGAATCGTTTCAAAAGGCGAGTTACGTAGAAATTCAGATATTTCCTTTCGACGTAATTCCGAGATGATACAAATCAAGCCATTAAACTTGGACCGTCGAAGCAGCGATATAAGTATTAGAACTTTAAGTAGAAGCCCTACACACGGTCGTAATATAGTTCCTGAGAAGATTGAGATACAAGAGAAATCCGAATCGGACTCGGACCAGCCTCCTGATTGTAATGAGAAAGCAGCCTTGATGACAGAAAAGACCAAAGACAAAGAAGCTGATGGAAAAGGGCGCAAGAAGAGTTTATCTTGGAAAAACGAAAAGGAAAAAGAGGATACTGAAGACATAACCGTCGAGACTTTACTTCCTGAAAAAACTGCAACCGATACTAAAATTGCG AGTAACGACCTTACGCTTCATTCAATATTGAATCACATTGCGTATGTAAACAGATCCAAGTCTGATATGACACCACTGCATATGCTGGAAGCGAATACTGCTGCACCTAGGAGACGACAAATTCGAAAAGTATtgaatgttatatatgcaactgCGATTTTAGGAATCATTTTGTGCATTGCAGATATTGCACGCATTTTTGGTCCATATG GACTTTTAGCCGAAAGAGTGGAGTATGGTACACAACCTACCATAACTCAGTATCCAAGACCTTGGCCATGGATTGCGTATCAAACTTTATGCAGAGGTATAGAATTAACAATGGGTTGGGCAATGGCAAGTATCGCTAAATAA
- the LOC143208362 gene encoding transmembrane protein 203: protein MKMMFSLDELVDWLDLTVFEIWINLVSLTMFTMLLALKLDDNYFFGNAGWWIVFSPLFIADGLNTYFCAIIFMRMHMEGAFRGANFRALRSLTTLLLLFVFKYLLCKKLTGQSTLEYSEMMSPIFVLWQLLAVRACLRN, encoded by the coding sequence ATGAAAATGATGTTTTCTTTGGATGAACTAGTAGATTGGTTGGACCTAACAGTTTTTGAAATATGGATAAATTTAGTTTCACTGACCATGTTTACAATGTTACTAGCTCTAAAGCTAGATGACAATTATTTCTTTGGTAATGCAGGGTGGTGGATAGTATTTTCACCTCTCTTTATCGCGGATGGTTTGAACACTTACTTTTGCGCAATTATTTTTATGAGAATGCATATGGAAGGAGCGTTCAGAGGTGCTAATTTCCGAGCACTACGGAGCCTTACCACACTACTGTTATTGTTTGTTTTCAAATATCTTTTATGCAAAAAGTTGACAGGCCAGAGCACTTTGGAATACTCGGAAATGATGAGTCCTATATTCGTCCTCTGGCAATTACTTGCAGTTAGAGCATGTCTACGTAATTGA
- the Rpp20 gene encoding ribonuclease P protein subunit p20 has protein sequence MTDVHKGSEGSPDFSKERNAPRTKRRKLLSSDYSIKKRQPFGLSRKRNKDIFVTNKTNFKAQLKICEKLLNNGAHEVIVYGLGAAILRACNLALQLKERHYGGIDLDIKTSTTSVIDDFEPLHDSADYETISRNNSAICIRIFRKFSVGNLKYPE, from the exons ATGACCGATGTGCACAAGGGTTCGGAAGGCAGTCCGGATTTTTCGAAAGAGAGAAACGCGCCTAGAACGAAACGCAGGAAGCTACTGTCCTCCGACTACTCTATTAAAAAGAGGCAACCATTCGGTCTATCGAGAAAACGGAACAAAGATATATTTGTGACTAATAAAACGAATTTTAAG GCACaattgaaaatatgcgaaaaacTTCTTAACAATGGTGCCCACGAAGTGATCGTTTATGGTCTTGGAGCTGCTATACTTAGGGCTTGTAATTTGGCTCTTCAGTTGAAGGAAAGACATTACGGCGGAATCGATTTGGATATCAAGACATCTACTACATCTGTCATTG ATGACTTTGAACCCCTTCACGACAGCGCTGATTATGAAACGATTAGTAGGAATAATTCTGCCATATGTATTCGtatatttagaaaattttcagTAGGTAATCTCAAATATCCCGAATAG
- the Cstf50 gene encoding cleavage stimulation factor subunit 1 Cst50 isoform X1 produces the protein MKEPEVDPKNIIKSRELLYRLMISQLFYDGHQTLAVQLSNIIQAEPPCPPSDRLLHLMLIGLAHEPDRSKKDTSNVSTFSSTFDNTLGPGLDLEFETEAQTQAPEPAQYETAYVTSHKGNCRAGAFSADGQLIATGSVDASIKILDVDRMLAKSAPDEMAPGDQTGGHPVIRTLYDHLEEVTCLEFHPREPILVSGSRDFSIKLFDFSKASVKKAFRTITDADQIRCLSFHPTGDFLVVGTNHPVVRLYDVNTAQCSVCSIPSHQHTAGITSIKYSPDAKTYASAGKDGSIKLWDGVSNRCINTFVKAHDGYEVCSVTFTRNGKYLLSSGKDSLIKLWELSTSRCLIAYTGAGTTGKQEHKAQAIFNHTEDYVMFPDEATTSLCAWNSRNASRKQLLSLGHNGPVRLIVHSPTAPAFLTCSDDFRARFWFRRMPTH, from the exons ATGAAGGAACCCGAGGTAGAcccaaaaaatattataaaaagcaGAGAATTACTCTACAGACTTATGATCAG TCAACTGTTTTACGATGGACATCAAACATTGGCTGTACAATTGTCGAATATAATTCAAGCAGAACCTCCTTGTCCACCTTCGGACCGATTACTCCATTTAATGTTGATCGGATTGGCTCACGAACCTGATCGTTCCAAGAAAGACACAAGCAACGTATCCACATTTTCATCAACATTCGATAATACTTTGGGACCTGGTCTAGACTTGGAATTTGAAACAGAAGCTCAAACACAAGCTCCAGAACCAGCACAATATGAGACCGCTTACGTTACCTCGCATAAAGGAAATTGCAGAGCAGGAGCATTTTCTGCGGATGGTCAATTAATAGCAACCGGATCGGTGGATgcgtcgattaaaattttagacGTCGATAGAATGTTAGCTAAATCAGCTCCAGATGAAATGGCACCTGGCGATCAAACAGGTGGTCACCCTGTCATAAGAACATTGTACGATCATTTGGAAGAAGTGACGTGTCTAGAATTCCATCCGAGGGAACCTATTCTAGTGTCCGGCAGCAGAGACTTTTCCATTAAACTGTTTGATTTCAGCAAGGCTAGCGTTAAAAAAGCATTTCGAACTATTACAGACGCGGATCAGATACGATGTTTATCTTTCCATCCAACCGGTGATTTTCTAGTTGTCGGAACTAATCATCCGGTCGTAAGACTGTACGACGTTAATACAGCTCAGTGCTCCGTATGTAGTATACCAAGCCATCAGCACACCGCTGGAATAACTAGTATTAAATATTCTCCAGATGCAAAAACTTATGCATCCGCTGGTAAAGATGGAAGTATAAAATTGTGGGACGGAGTGTCGAATCGATGTATAAATACCTTTGTAAAGGCTCACGACGGTTACGAAGTATGTTCGGTAACATTCACAAGAAACGGAAAG TATTTACTATCGTCAGGAAAAGATTCCTTGATAAAATTATGGGAGTTGTCGACTAGCAGATGTTTGATAGCGTATACAGGTGCCGGAACTACAG GCAAACAAGAACACAAAGCACAAGCTATATTTAATCATACCGAAGATTATGTAATGTTTCCCGACGAAGCCACGACATCGCTGTGCGCATGGAATTCTCGAAACGCATCTAGAAAACAATTGCTGTCACTGGGACATAATGGTCCAGTGAGACTGATTGTCCATTCGCCAACTGCTCCAGCATTCTTGACATGTAGTGACGATTTCAGAGCAAGATTTTGGTTTAGAAGAATGCCAACTCATTAA